A single window of Tenericutes bacterium MZ-XQ DNA harbors:
- a CDS encoding type I pullulanase, whose product MNVFIDDFRLLRVESNEYIHEIHLEGYEVKWLRNGSHQYFSTDKDMELHKVDHITINGGNYPLQIGLVTLTPAFEKQFRYDGPLGCVYSKEETSFYLFSPVAKEVNLVLDNQRYQMTYEEPIWKITVSGDHHLKPYHYDIRLVDTFKSVKDPYTTAASAKYAHVVDFDQTLKLEKTPIKLKNHVDAVIYEGHVRDMSINLDVEHKGLYEGLVEHSKFLGGNVLNYIKKLGITHLQLLPVFDFDDVFDEDKKLKYNWGYNPSLFFAVEGWYSKEPSNPLDRINGLKKVVKTAHDMKLGINMDVVYNHVFNHKTFPYDDIVPGYFYRHDHNFKMTDGSYCGNDVESRNYMVRRLIVDSLIHFVKTYQIDGFRFDLMGLLDLETMLTIEKELKKINPHIMLYGEGWNMQTEVKPKDRSNMHNHASFPNYAHFNDFYRNTMKGELHGDGLGFTMGNHHLTQKAMKAIIGSPDMFLTPNQSINYVECHDNLTFYDKMVLAHGVALPDFKIAQDFANHLIAISQGIPFYHAGQEFYRSKKGVENSYNHPDEINQIHWRIKEESVKKLRALLKLRKKYKLYRQTSYNNQVTIVKDKKLIIYRLEDDKNILIHYIKNYYDLEKLPLSDGELIFPSQKAISEDDAIYVDQPGIYIVHIKK is encoded by the coding sequence ATGAATGTTTTTATTGATGATTTTAGATTATTACGTGTAGAAAGTAATGAGTATATTCATGAGATTCATTTAGAAGGTTACGAAGTCAAATGGCTAAGAAATGGATCTCATCAATATTTTAGTACAGATAAAGATATGGAACTTCATAAAGTTGATCATATCACAATCAATGGTGGAAATTATCCGCTTCAAATCGGTTTAGTAACGCTAACACCTGCATTTGAAAAACAATTTAGATATGATGGTCCATTAGGATGTGTTTACTCGAAAGAAGAGACATCTTTTTATCTTTTTTCACCGGTTGCTAAAGAAGTCAATTTGGTCCTTGATAACCAAAGATATCAGATGACATATGAAGAACCCATTTGGAAAATCACTGTAAGTGGTGATCATCATCTTAAACCATATCATTATGATATTCGTTTGGTAGATACATTTAAGTCAGTTAAAGATCCATATACAACAGCTGCATCTGCTAAATATGCCCATGTTGTTGATTTTGATCAAACATTAAAACTTGAAAAAACACCAATTAAGTTAAAAAATCACGTGGATGCTGTGATTTATGAAGGTCATGTTAGGGACATGTCTATTAATTTGGATGTTGAGCATAAAGGTCTTTATGAAGGTCTTGTTGAACACAGCAAGTTTTTAGGTGGAAATGTTTTAAATTATATCAAGAAACTTGGGATAACACACTTACAACTACTACCAGTATTTGATTTTGATGATGTTTTTGATGAAGATAAAAAACTCAAATATAACTGGGGATATAATCCAAGTTTATTTTTTGCAGTTGAGGGATGGTATTCAAAAGAACCAAGTAATCCACTTGATCGCATTAACGGCTTAAAGAAGGTAGTAAAAACTGCACATGATATGAAATTAGGTATAAATATGGATGTTGTTTATAATCATGTGTTTAACCATAAAACATTCCCATATGATGATATTGTACCCGGCTATTTTTATAGACACGATCACAACTTTAAGATGACTGATGGATCATACTGTGGTAATGATGTTGAGTCAAGAAACTATATGGTTCGTAGACTCATTGTTGATAGTTTGATTCATTTCGTAAAAACCTATCAAATTGATGGTTTCAGATTTGATCTCATGGGACTTTTAGACCTTGAGACCATGCTAACCATTGAAAAAGAGCTTAAGAAGATAAATCCTCATATCATGTTATATGGTGAAGGATGGAATATGCAAACAGAAGTTAAACCAAAGGATCGTTCAAATATGCATAATCATGCATCATTTCCGAACTATGCCCACTTTAATGACTTTTATCGTAACACGATGAAAGGAGAACTTCACGGTGATGGCTTAGGTTTTACTATGGGTAATCACCATCTAACACAAAAAGCAATGAAAGCAATCATTGGTTCACCAGATATGTTTTTAACACCTAATCAGTCAATCAATTATGTTGAGTGTCATGACAATTTAACTTTTTATGACAAAATGGTTTTAGCTCATGGTGTCGCACTCCCTGATTTTAAAATTGCTCAAGATTTTGCAAATCATTTGATTGCAATTTCACAAGGGATACCTTTTTATCATGCTGGACAAGAGTTTTATCGTTCTAAAAAAGGTGTAGAAAATTCTTATAATCATCCAGATGAAATTAACCAAATCCACTGGAGAATTAAAGAAGAATCTGTTAAAAAGCTAAGAGCTTTATTAAAGCTTAGAAAAAAATATAAACTATATAGACAAACAAGCTATAACAACCAAGTTACAATCGTTAAAGATAAGAAATTGATTATTTATAGACTTGAAGATGATAAAAACATACTGATTCATTATATTAAAAATTATTATGACTTAGAAAAATTACCATTAAGTGATGGAGAATTAATTTTCCCTTCACAAAAAGCAATTTCAGAAGATGATGCAATCTATGTTGATCAACCAGGTATATATATTGTTCATATCAAAAAATAA
- a CDS encoding glycogen phosphorylase, which produces MNKVFSTKDDFKNAFLSKLNDTYKVELKESTVYQRYSVLAHLLNESLEEAFNKANTYVKENQLKKTIYFSMEFLMGRLITNNLQNSGYYDIVKEGFDELGIDLNEVEHAEVDAGLGNGGLGRLAACFLDSAASLALPLYGNSLRYKHGFFVQEIKDHKQVEHKDPWLDHEFVWESKDEENAIEIPLFGYVEHTKLINPMWIKAVPYDVKVVGDQNGVVTSLRLWSTEPSDKQEHQDEEYMRIVDGVDDQLYPDDSTEEGKTIRLLQSYVFSAAGVKHAIKEHKALGRSMHDFHKYYTFQINDTHPTLVIPELMRIFMDEEGIGYDEAWNITTNTCAFTNHTILAEALEKWDKGIFRNLLPRIYEILQEMNRRFKKVLEDDGRFNHEQIYLMSLIGNNHVRMAHICIYGSFSVNGVAALHTDILKNIEMKNFYTLYPNKFNNKTNGITHRRWLIHTNKELVQILDEKIGTSWREDLTKLELLDPFKDDEHTQKQIDDMKRAKKQALADRILELEGVKLDVNSIFDIQVKRLHEYKRQLMNILHIIYVYQRLKSDEAFKKNYHPHSFIFGAKAAPSYHMAKAVIELIDTVSEVINNDEDTNHLLKVVFVENYNVTYAEYIMPAADLSEQISTATKEASGTGNMKFMMNGAITIGTMDGANVEIVKEAGIENNIIFGLSAEEVSKIYEKNGYKPREIYDKDVRLQNVFKYIRTLHKNPSHFDYILNNLLNSDYFLVMKDFDGYVKAHEIANEAYKDRKGWLHKSIMNIAHSGFFTSDRTIANYNKDIWHLETMNLNK; this is translated from the coding sequence ATGAATAAAGTATTTAGTACCAAAGATGATTTTAAGAATGCATTTTTATCAAAATTAAATGATACATACAAAGTTGAGTTAAAAGAATCGACTGTATACCAAAGATATAGCGTACTTGCTCATCTTTTGAATGAGAGTTTAGAAGAAGCATTTAACAAAGCAAATACATACGTTAAAGAAAACCAATTAAAGAAAACCATTTATTTTTCAATGGAATTTTTAATGGGAAGACTCATAACAAACAATCTTCAAAATAGTGGTTATTATGACATCGTTAAAGAAGGTTTTGATGAGTTGGGCATCGATTTAAATGAAGTTGAACATGCAGAAGTTGATGCAGGTTTAGGTAATGGAGGACTTGGACGTTTAGCAGCATGTTTCTTGGATTCTGCTGCATCTTTAGCGCTTCCTTTATATGGGAATAGTTTAAGATACAAGCATGGATTTTTTGTCCAAGAGATCAAAGATCATAAGCAAGTTGAACATAAGGATCCATGGTTAGATCATGAGTTTGTGTGGGAATCAAAAGATGAAGAGAATGCAATTGAAATTCCACTTTTTGGTTATGTTGAACATACAAAACTAATCAACCCTATGTGGATTAAAGCCGTTCCTTATGATGTCAAAGTTGTTGGTGACCAAAATGGTGTCGTGACTTCACTTCGATTATGGTCAACTGAACCATCAGATAAACAAGAGCATCAAGATGAAGAATATATGAGAATTGTTGATGGTGTTGATGATCAATTATATCCTGACGATTCAACTGAAGAAGGCAAAACAATAAGATTACTACAATCCTATGTTTTTAGTGCTGCTGGAGTCAAACATGCAATTAAAGAGCACAAAGCACTTGGACGCAGCATGCATGATTTTCATAAATATTATACTTTCCAAATCAATGACACACATCCAACACTAGTCATTCCTGAACTTATGAGAATATTTATGGATGAAGAAGGCATTGGATATGATGAAGCATGGAACATAACAACAAATACTTGTGCATTCACAAATCATACAATATTAGCAGAAGCATTAGAAAAATGGGACAAAGGTATTTTTAGAAACTTACTACCAAGAATCTATGAAATCTTACAAGAAATGAATCGTAGATTTAAAAAAGTACTTGAAGATGATGGTAGATTCAATCATGAACAAATCTATTTAATGTCTTTGATTGGAAATAATCATGTGCGTATGGCTCATATTTGTATCTACGGTTCATTTAGTGTTAATGGGGTTGCAGCGCTTCACACGGATATTTTGAAAAATATTGAAATGAAAAACTTTTACACATTATACCCAAATAAATTTAATAATAAAACCAATGGTATTACACATCGTCGATGGTTAATTCATACAAATAAAGAATTAGTGCAAATTTTAGATGAAAAAATTGGTACATCATGGAGAGAAGACTTAACTAAGTTAGAGTTGTTAGATCCATTTAAAGACGATGAGCACACACAAAAGCAAATTGATGATATGAAACGTGCGAAAAAGCAAGCTTTAGCTGACCGCATCTTAGAACTAGAAGGCGTGAAGTTAGATGTAAATTCGATTTTTGATATTCAAGTGAAACGTCTACACGAATATAAAAGACAACTTATGAATATTCTTCATATCATTTATGTGTATCAAAGATTGAAATCTGATGAAGCTTTCAAGAAAAACTATCATCCACATTCGTTTATCTTTGGAGCAAAGGCTGCACCAAGCTATCATATGGCAAAAGCTGTGATCGAGCTTATTGATACAGTTTCTGAAGTGATAAATAATGATGAAGATACAAATCATTTATTAAAAGTGGTATTTGTTGAAAATTACAACGTCACTTATGCAGAATACATCATGCCTGCAGCTGATTTATCAGAACAAATATCTACTGCGACCAAAGAAGCTAGTGGTACAGGAAATATGAAGTTCATGATGAATGGGGCAATCACGATTGGAACGATGGATGGTGCAAACGTTGAAATTGTAAAAGAAGCAGGTATAGAGAATAATATTATTTTCGGACTATCTGCTGAAGAAGTATCTAAGATTTATGAAAAAAATGGCTACAAGCCAAGAGAAATCTATGACAAAGATGTAAGATTACAAAATGTATTTAAATATATCCGCACACTTCACAAAAATCCATCACATTTTGATTATATTTTAAATAACTTATTAAATAGCGATTATTTCCTAGTCATGAAAGATTTTGATGGTTATGTAAAAGCTCACGAAATAGCAAATGAAGCATATAAAGATCGCAAAGGTTGGTTACACAAATCAATCATGAATATCGCGCATTCAGGATTCTTCACTTCAGATCGCACGATTGCAAACTACAATAAAGATATTTGGCATTTAGAAACAATGAACTTAAACAAATAA